The DNA sequence CCACTCAGTGAGGCTCCTTGGTCCACAGGCGGCGATCCCCCAATTCCATACCTTACCCCCTACGGACCCTTGAGCAATGGCGACCATCATTTCATGCCGGACACGGTGTTCGGCCAGCCGGGTGGCCTGGGAAGCAGCATTTACCCTCACAGGTTTAATTTTTTCCCCGAAAACCCCGCCTTCTCCGCTTGGGGGACAAGCGGCTCTCAGGGCCAGCAGACTCAAAGCTCAGCCTACGGCGGCAGCTACAGCTACCCGCCCAGCTCTCTCGGAGGTACGATTGTGCCTGACGGTCAGACGGGTTTTCACAGCGACACGCTCAACAAAGCACCTGGTATGAACAGCCTAGAGCAGGGCATGGTGGGTTTGAAGATTGGCGCGGACGTCACCAACCAGGCGTCCGCGGTCAAGGCTGTGGGCTCGGTGATTGGCGGCGCTGCAGTGGCAGCCGCGGGGAATGGTGCCACGCCCATTGGAATGCCCCCGCCCAAACCCGCCTCCTGGGCAGCCATCGCCAGCAAACCTGCCAAGCCGCAGCAGCTGAAAGCTAAGCTGAAACCGGGGCTGGCCAACCCAGGGGTGGCTCTTCCCCCGCCGCCCattaaacacaatatgaacattggcacttgggaaaaggGACCTGTGACCAAAGTGGCCACGCTGcagcaccaccagcagcagcagcacggtGTTCCTCACGCCATTTCCCATCAGGCGCCCATGCAGCCTCCCCATCCTCAGTCTCTGGTGCAGCCTCAGATGCAGCCCATGGCCTTACAGCACCAACCGCCTCACCACCAGCACCACCCGCCACCCCCTCAGCCCTACCAAAACCACTCCCAGCCACCGCAGACCCAAACCCGTTGGGTAGCCCCGCGCAACCGCAACCAAGCCTACGGGCAAGGAGGTCCCGGCCACGACGGTAGCGTGATGATGGGTATGCTCGGTAACGCAAACTGCAGCCCCCCAATTTACACCAGCCAAGGACCTGGCAGCGAGTCCCACCCAGTGCTAGAGAAGCTCCGTGCCTCCCACAGTTATAATCCCAAGGACTTTGAATGGAACCTGAAGAACGGCCGCGTGTTCATCATCAAGAGCTACTCTGAGGACGATATCCATCGCTCCATCAAGTACTCCATTTGGTGCAGCACAGAGCACGGCAATAAGCGACTGGACTCAGCCTTTCGCACCATGAACGGCAAAGGCCCCGTGTACCTGCTCTTCAGCGTCAATGGCAGCGGCCATTTTTGCGGCGTGGCCGAGATGCGTTCGCCCGTGGACTACGGCACCAGCGCCGGCGTTTGGGCGCAGGACAAGTGGAAGGGCAAGTTTGATGTAGACTGGTTGTTTGTGAAGGACGTGCCTAATAGCCAGTTGCGTCACATTCGCCTGGAGAACAACGACAACAAGCCGGTGACCAACTCCCGCGACACGCAGGAGGTTCCTCTGGAGAAGGCCAAGCAGGTGCTTAAGATCATCACCACCTACAAACACACCACCTCCATCTTTGATGACTTTTCACACTATGAGAAGAgacaggaagaagaggaggaggtgcgCAAGGTGGGTGCACATACCTCAGAATCCAACAATTTTGGGATGTACGTTTGTGTTTGA is a window from the Syngnathus scovelli strain Florida chromosome 2, RoL_Ssco_1.2, whole genome shotgun sequence genome containing:
- the LOC125989251 gene encoding YTH domain-containing family protein 1, giving the protein MSATSIDPQRSKGQASKVQNGSLHPKETVHDNDFEPYLTGQSTQNNSYQSITDPYLSSYYAPSIGFPYPLSEAPWSTGGDPPIPYLTPYGPLSNGDHHFMPDTVFGQPGGLGSSIYPHRFNFFPENPAFSAWGTSGSQGQQTQSSAYGGSYSYPPSSLGGTIVPDGQTGFHSDTLNKAPGMNSLEQGMVGLKIGADVTNQASAVKAVGSVIGGAAVAAAGNGATPIGMPPPKPASWAAIASKPAKPQQLKAKLKPGLANPGVALPPPPIKHNMNIGTWEKGPVTKVATLQHHQQQQHGVPHAISHQAPMQPPHPQSLVQPQMQPMALQHQPPHHQHHPPPPQPYQNHSQPPQTQTRWVAPRNRNQAYGQGGPGHDGSVMMGMLGNANCSPPIYTSQGPGSESHPVLEKLRASHSYNPKDFEWNLKNGRVFIIKSYSEDDIHRSIKYSIWCSTEHGNKRLDSAFRTMNGKGPVYLLFSVNGSGHFCGVAEMRSPVDYGTSAGVWAQDKWKGKFDVDWLFVKDVPNSQLRHIRLENNDNKPVTNSRDTQEVPLEKAKQVLKIITTYKHTTSIFDDFSHYEKRQEEEEEVRKTFEPAQIQSRSRLDQERQNRNKQ